The following nucleotide sequence is from Terriglobales bacterium.
GGAAAACAGGGCGCGGTCGGCATCGCCGTCGAAGGTAATGCCCAGGTCGAATTCCCCACCACGCCCGGCGACATGTTCCGCCACGTACTTGGGATGCATCGCGCCGCAGTTCTCGTTGATGTTGCGCCCGGTCGGCGAATCGCAGCTGAATTCGGCGTGAAGGCCGCAGGCTCGAAACACTTCGTGAGCGACCGGTGAGGCCGCGCCATTGGCACAATCCACCAGCGCGCGCAGTCCGCGCAGCGAAGTGCCCTCGATCTTGCTCGCGAGCCAGGCAACATAATCCCGCAAGAGCCTGGGGTCGCCTTCTACCGGCCCCGACTTCTCGCTCACCTGTGCGGCGGCCAGGGGGGGCGCGCTCTGCCCGTGCAGAAGCGCGAAAATGTCGCCCTCCAGTTTTTCCTCGAGCTCGTCGGAAAGCTTGTAGCCGTCGTGGCCGAAAATCTTGATGCCGTTGTCCATCCAGGGATTGTGGGAGGCGGAAATAACCACGCCCGCGGCAAACCCCCCGCGAGCCAGGAAGGCCACCGCGGGGGTGGTGATGACGCCCGCGCTCTGCGCGGTCACGCCCGCCGAATCCAGACCACGGGTGAGCGATTCCGCAATCCACCAGCTCGATTCGCGGGTGTCCTGCCCGATCACGACCTGCAATTTCGCGTGCTGCGCTTTCAACTGCTGCCCCAGCGCCGCGCCTACCGCGAATACGGTCGCCGCATCCAGGGGAGGATCGCCCGCCACACCGCGAATTCCGTCCGTGCCGAAAAGCATCCGCATCGGCCAGGGCTTCCCTTCATCACGAAAAAGTTCTGATACCGGATTCTACCGTACCGCGTGCGGGAAAAAGCCCGCTCGACAATGCGGCGGGCTGCGACATCACAATCCTGAACTCACAACCAGAAAAATTGCCCAATTGAGAAAACTAGCCTAAGCGCCGCTATTTTTTCTCGCCGCTCTTGAACTCGGTCCAGGGCCCCGCGACCATGTCAGTCAGCACCGCTTTCTGCCAGGCATATTCCGGGTGCTGCTTCAAAAATTCGGCCGCCTTGAAATCGGCGCCGCAGGCGTGCCCGGCGCGCGCCACGAACGTCATGTCCTTTGCCATGCCGGCGTCGGCCACCTTGGCCTGCACCGTGCCCCCGGGATGATACGGCCCCCAGTCCCAGTCCTTGACGCCGCGCGGCGATGTCTCTACATGGCCGCACAGCGTGCGCTCGTTGGCCTCTTCTTTCTTCTGGAACGAATCGTAATGGTCGCTCTCGAACTTCTCCGCGGCCGCGGCGTCGATCTTTCCCTTGTGCTGCGTCATCAGCTGGTCCCATCGTGCGTGCCGCGCGTTCATCGAACTGGAGGCGTCGTTGACATCGAAATCGGTTTCGTCCCTGATCAGCTCCGGATCGCTGGGAAAATTGGAGCCCGCGAAATATCCGTCCTTGGTCCGCCATAACCGGGTGTGCTTCAGACCCTGTTCGAAGCGCGCTACCTCGCCGGTGTTGAAATCGGCAAGCAGCCAGTCGTTGGCATAGCCGCCATTATTGCCGTCGTTCATGATGGTCACGTACTCGTCGATGGATTTCGCGTACTGGGTCGCTTTGCGCGCGCGCACGAACTCCGGCTTGCCGTTGGGATCGAAGCCGTGGAAGCGCGCGATCGTGGTCTCGGTCACCGCCAGGCCCGCGGAATTGATGGTGAAATCGTCGTCGCTGACGATCACGCCGGGAAATCCGTCCATCAGCATGCGATAACCCTTCGCCGGCACGATGTCGAAAATTATCCGCCAGCGCGCCCCCGGTATAACGCTGGTCCAGTTGTTGTGCGCGATCACCGGCCGATGGTCCTTGGTCCAGCTTCCGGTAGCGACAAAGGCGCTGCAATTTCCCGGCGCGTGGAGCGAAGGCGCACTGGCCCGTTTTTCCTTTGCGTCCAGCCAGGGCACGTAATAATCGGGCACTTCCTCGAAGGCATTGAGCGCGACCACGTCATAGACGTCCATGGCCACGCCGCGTGCCTTCAGGCCCTCGGCGATGCCCTGCAACTCCTGCTGATACTCGGCATCGATGTGCGGCCACAGCACCTCGCGCGCGGTGGCGCGAAAAAATTCCCAGTCACGATTCGTGTTGTGCGTGTCCTGCAAACGGACCGCCCGGAAAGCGTCGTCGATCTCCGGCGCCAGCAAATATCCGTGCTGGTAGCCAATCTCGGATGGCGTTCCTTCCAGGTGCACGTACGTCCACCCGCCGCGCGGGAACCGCCACGCCTTCTGCAAGCGCGCGTCGCGCGGGCTGGAGGGCTGTGCCTGCAACGTCGGATGCGGCCACGCCAGCAGGGCCAGCGAGATGGTTGTCATCATCAACAAAGCGACCAACCACATAAAGCGGGAATTCCCCAGGGAGCGCATCGCGGTAGTGTATGGGCGAAACCGGCGTGGCGCAACGGAAGCGTGGCTGGTTTGATAAGCTCTCTGCGCGACGTTGGCGGGAGCCGCCCTCGCCCAATCATCAATCGCAATCCGCAATGAAAATGGCTTCGCAACTTGATTCTGTGAAGGCCCTGGCCTTCGACGTCTTCGGAACCGTCGTAGACTGGCGCGGGTCCATCATTCGCGAGGGTGAAAGCTGGAGCCGGGCGCGCGGCCTGAAAATTGAGTGGGCCCAGTTCGCCGATCGCTGGCGCGCCGCCTATCGCCCCGCCATGGACAAGGTGCGCCAGGGAAAGCTGCCGTGGACCAAGCTCGACGACCTGCACCGGCGCGTTTTCGATGAGTTGCTGGTCGAGTTCAAGCTGGGCGCGCTGACGGAAGCGGAGAAGGACCAGTGGAATCGCGTCTGGCATCGCCTGGTGCCGTGGCCGGACTCGGTCGCCGGGCTCGCGCGGCTGAAAACAAAGTTCATCATCGCTACCCTCTCCAATGGCAACGTCTCGTTGTTGGTTGAGATGGCGAAGCACTCCGGGCTTCCGTGGGACGCGGTGCTGTCCGCCGAACTCTTCCGCCACTACAAGCCGGATCCGGAGACCTACCTCGGCGCCGCCGAGCTGCTCGGCTGCCGGCCCGGGGAGGTCGCAATGGTTGCCGCTCACGCCGACGACCTCCGCGCCGCCCGCGCCTGCGGGCTCAAGACCGCCTTCGTCCACCGCCCGCTGGAATTCGGCGCTGCCCTGCCGCCCGCCCCGGTCGAGGGTGAGAACTTCGATGTCGTGGCCGGAGATTTTTTAGAGCTTGCCGAAAAGCTTGGCGCCCGACGCGGTGAAACTTGAAACGTGAAACCTGAAACCTCAGACTGTCACCATGCCTGAACTTCGCGAACCCGCTTACCTGCATTCCGAAGAAGACGCCGCCGCGCGCAGCCCGATCGCGCGCCAGTTCCTCGAGACACGCCGCCGGCTGAACCAGAACGTGGATGCCGCCGACAACCACCTGGTCAAACGCTTCTACAATCTCGACCACAACACCTACCTGGATGGAACCATCCCGGCGAAGTACAAAGAATTGATGGGGCTGGTGGTCTCGGCCGGGCTGCGCTGCGACGACTGCATCAATTACCACATCATCCAGTCGTACCGGCTGGGGGCCTCGCGGGCGGAGCAGGAAGAAGCGCTCAACGTCGCCTTGATTGTCGGCGGCTCCATCGTGATTCCACACCTGCGCCGGGCTTACGCGCTGCTAACAGAATTGTATTGAGGCGACGCGGGTCGGAGACCCGCGCCACACCACTCTTACTGCGGCGTCAGCAGGAACGCGTGCTGCACGCCGTTATGCATTCCCAGGCCGGTGATCTGGCCCTTGTTGTTAATGGCCCAGGCGATATTCAAGGTCCATCCGGAGCCGGCGGGGAGGAGCGTATTCAAATCGGTCACCTTGCCGTTGGCCCACGCGCACGCGACATTGTCGCCACCGCGAGTCGAGAAGGTGGACGATGTTCCCACCACCAGGCCGGCATCGTTGATGTCCGCGGCGCTGCTGATGTCCTTTCCGGGCAAGGCGCCGAGGTCGGTCATCTTGCCGTTCGCATAAAGAAAAGCGTGGAAGTTGGGCAGCCCGGTCACCTCGGACGCACCCGCAACCTGGCTGCTCGCATTGACGTGATAACCGATGCTGGTGGCGCCGCCCAGCGTGCCCAGGTCGGTCATGGTTCCGTTCCACAGAAAGGCATGCGACTGGCAGCTCATCGAAGTACATCCCGGCAGGTCCGACTGGCCGGTGACCACGCCAGCCTCGTTGATACCGTTGGCGGCGCTATTGGGCCCGCCCAGTGTCCCAAGATCCTTGAAGGCGCCGTTGCTGTAGAGAAAGGCGTGGTTCACGGCATCGCCGCTGATCGCGGATGCGCCGACGATCTGGTGGGCATTGTTGATGTCAGCCGCCCCCGACGTTCTCCCACCGAGCGTGCCCAGGTCTTTCAGCGCGCCGCCCGAGTAGAGAAACGCGCGGTTGTCGCCGTTGGGGTTGATCGAGAGTCCCACCACTTCATCGGCATCGTTGATGCCGCTCGCAGAACTGACACCTCCGCCCAGCGTGCCCAAAGCTTTCGCGGATCCACCGGAGAAGATCGCTGCCTGGAAGTCCCCAGCGCTATTGAACACTTTGCCGGCTGCCGCTCCATTGGCATTCACTGCTTGCGCGCTGCTGAACTGGAAACCGGTGGGGACGCCGAGATCCGTAACCGTGTAGCTGGTTGCGGGTGAGCTGGTTCCCGGCGCTGGCGGCGGGGGATTTGTCGGCGTGGATGGTGTCCCTGCCGTGGTCGGTGTGGTTGGGGTCGGCTGGTTGTTGGCGCTGGACGCATTTCCTCCGCAGCCAATCCACAACCCGCAAATCACCAAGCTGGCGACAACTAGGGCAATGCGTGACATTGTTGACCTCAGGGGGAACAACAGTTGGGCTTGCTTTGCGGAGTGGGATGTCAGCGGCTTTGGCGCTGGTTTGCCGCTGCTGGCGGGCTAAGTAGATTATCGCGAGTAGCAGGCCGGAGTGGCCGGGGCAAGCCCGTTCAGCAGGAGACGCCTAAACCTTCCAGCGCTCGAATACTTTCGCTTCTAGGAACACCTGGAAGAGATTGCGATCAAGGTTGCCGTCTTCCACTTCCATTCCGAGGATGTCCAGGGCTCGCTCGTGCGTCACCGCCTTCTTGTAAGGGCGGTCGCCGGCCACCAGCGCATCAAAAATGTCGGAGATGGTCATCATTCGTGTCTGTAGCGGGATTTCCGGGGCGGAAAGCCTGAACGGGTATCCTTCGCCGGTCAGCTTTTCGTGGTGACCGCGGGCGATCTCGGGAACATTGCCGATTTGCCGGGTCCAGGGAATCTGTTTCAGGAAGTCGAAGGTGTGCCTGACGTGCGATTCCATTTCTTCGCGCTCCATCTCGTCCAGGGTGCCCTTTCGAATCGAGAGCAGCCGCACCTCGTCTTCCGCCAGTAATGCCTGGTCCTCGCCATCGAAATCCAGGAAATGCCTCGCCGCGATTTCGGCCAGCTTTTCGAAATTCCCCTCCGGCAGAACGGTGGGCTCATTCGACTGCAAGATGGTGGCAAAGTATCCGTCCACTTCCTTCAACTGCTGCTCGATGATGGCGTCGAACTCGGGCAGCTTTGCCAGGTACTCATCGCGGCTTTTCGCCAGCATGTATTGCAGGCGCGACTGCAGCGATTCGACCATGATCCGGCCCTTCACAATCTGGAACCGCTGTTTCACCAGTTTTAACCGGTCTGGATAGAGCTTTTTCGCTTTCACCAGGACCTTCTCCGGCACGCTGATCTTGCCCACGTCGTGCAGCAGCGATGCGTAATGGATCTCGTTGATCTGGTCGCGCGTGAAGGTGAGGTCCTTGTACGGTCCGTCGCTGGCGCGATCCAAAACCTCCGCCAGTGCCACCGTTCCGGTTGCCACCCGTTCGGAATGACCGGAGGTGGTCGGATCGCGCAACTCGATGGCTCTCACCGCGGCCTTCGCAAATCCCTCGAACAGGTCGCGCTGTTGCTGGTAGAGCAGGCTGTTGTCCATGGCGACCGCCGCCTGGCTGGCCAGGGATGCAATCATCTCCTGCTGCCGGACGGTGTAAGCCACTACCTGCGAAACCACCGCCGAGAGCGAATTCAGCTTGGTCTCATATTTACGTTTCGCGTTGATCAGCTGCACCACGCCCACGATCTCGCCGGTCTTGGGATTGCGCATGGGCACGGCGATCATCGACTTGGTCCGGTATCCCGAGTCCTCGTCGAACCTGCGGTTGAACGAGTACGGCACCAGTTCCGGCAGGTGGTACGCGTCTTCCAGGTTAACCGTCTCGCCGGTCCTGACCACGTATCCTGCAATCGATCTATCGTTGATCTCCAGCAATGCTTCGTGGAACGGGAGATTGCCGAGCGTTTCATTCTGCGTCAGCTTGAAACGCAACATTCTTCGCGTATCTTCCCTGCGGCTGATGGCCAGCTTGGCGCCGCAATATTCTTTTGTCTCCTGCAGCGCCTGCAGTTGGGTCGCGGTGGCGTTGGGATCGCCGGCCGGAAGCGCGGGATGGTCGCGCTTAACTTCCTCCACCAGGTAGAGCGATCCCGCGTCGCTCTTGGTGATCTGGCGCGACTTGGTCAGGATCATTTCCAACAGCTTTTCCCACTGGTGCTCGGCGGAGAGTGCCGCACCTATGGCGTTCAACTCGTTGATTTCCCGGGTGGCGCGATCCAGCCGCTCGTTGGCGTCGCGGCGCGTCGCCAGCAGGTGAATATGGTCGAGCGCGTTGTCCATCATGCGCTCCACCAACGGGAACGGACTGTTCGCCGGCAGGTAGCCATAGACGGAGCCGTCGAGCCGGGGATCGTGAAAGCGGGTATTGGTCAGGGCGATGATACGGATGTTGGGCGTGCGCAACAGCGGCTGGTATTGCGCCAGCAGGCGTTCCGAGGAGACGACCACGATGGTCTCAGCCTCGCGGCCCGCGAGTTCGGAATATTTCAGCTTGGCATAGCGCTGGCAGGCGGCAATGGCGTTCTGCGCCAGGGTGTCGCCGTCGAAACAAACCACGGCGGGCATATTGCGCAGCGTGCTCGACACACCCGCCCTCTCCGGGATCGCTTTCGTGGTGCTCATCGTCCTGCAACCGCTATAGATGGCTCCGCGTCGTCACTATAGCCCAACAGCATGGGAAAAAGAACGGCCGGAACCTTGTCAACGGGTAACTTCCTTTGCCCCTGCCCGCTTGTTTCCCGGTGTCGTCGTCGACGCTTGAGGCGATGGCACAGCGCCGGGAGCGCCCCTCACAAATATAGGGCCCCGGCACTGAGCCGAGGCCTTTCTTCTTTCTGCGATTCACATCCTTATTGCAGCGATAACGGCTGGTCAAGCTTGAAGGTCAGCACCGTTTCCGCCGGGACCTTGACTTCTTTACCTCGCGTTGCGACCTGGGCGGCTGCGCCCGCGCCACCCCCGACTACGGCGCCAATGACCGCGCCTTTCGCGCCCCCGGCCACCGCGCCAATCACGGTGCCGAGCAGCGCGCCGCCCCCGGTCATTTCAGCCGTGCGCTTGTTGGCCCCGATTCCGCGATCTCCCGACTGCTTGGTGGTATTGGAAATCACGTTGTAGGTGCGGCCGTTCACGTTCACCGACTGCAACGCCAGCGCGACCTGGTTATTGCCCACTCCCATGTTGCCGGCGCTCACGTTTTGCACCGTCAATTGCGCGGGCGCGCCCCGCGGGATCAGCACCTGCCCATTTTGGCCGATCACGTCCTGCGCGATTTCCGCCGAGTACGTCCGGCCGGCGCTCTGCGCATCAGCGGTAATGCTCTCGTTGGTGCGGATCTGCAGCTGCCTTCCCGCTGGTATCACGTAAGTTCCGTAGCCGCTATTGGGATACTGCGAATTCTGCTGCTGCGGATACCGGTCGTCGGGATACTGGTTGTTGGGATATTGCGAATCCTGCGATGGGTATTGCTGGGCCACTGCCATGCCCACCAGCAGCGCACCTGTCGCAACCATGATTACTAAAGACTTCATGCCTCATACCTCCGTTGGGGATACACACGACTATCTCCGCTATTAGAACCCGGCAGCGGGACGAGGGTGGTCTGGGCAACCGGTTTACAAGAAACTACTTGGCTCTTTTGTCGGCGGCGGTGTCGCAACATGGATGAAGAAAGCCTGGAAGAAGAAGAAAACGTCCTGTTCGCCGCGTTGCCATCCCAGTACTTTTCGGAACTTTTTCACGGAACCCGGTTTTGATCTCTGGGGGCGTGATCCACATTGGTGAAGGAGCGACAGTGAAGAAGACCTTCTTGGTGTTGACGTTTTGCCTGTTCTGCCTGGCTGCGGGCGCTGCCTACGCGCAACAGGTCGATGCCGCATTCGGCGTACGAACGCTGATGGGAACATCGGCCTCCAGCGCAACCGGGAATTATTTCCCGCAATACATCGGTGGGGGTGGATATCCCACCTTCAGCGGTGACTTCCTCTTCCGCCACAACTTTGGCATCGGCGGTGAAGTGTCATGGCGGGGAAAACAGGATTTGTACCAGGGATTCCAGCCCTTCCGGCCGCTGTTCTATGACTTCAACGGTATCTGGGCGCCCAAGCTTTCGCGCGCCGTTTCGCCGGAACTGATGGCGGGAATCGGCGCCGAAAGCCTGCGCTTCTACAACGGCACGCTCTCTTGCAGTGCCTTCAGCGGGTGCACCAATTACACCAGCAACAGCCACTTCATGGGACACATTGGCGGCGGCTTGCGCCTTTATCTTCACGGCAATGTGTTTGTACGTCCGGAAGCGCATCTCTACCTGATCCGTAACAACGTGGAATTTGCCGGGCCACGTGCCAACAGCTTTGGGGTGTCGCTCGGGTACAGCTTCCGGCCGTCCGATTAGAGTCAGCAAATCAGCCGCGGATTATCACGGATCGGGTCCGTGGTTCTCTGTATAAATCCGTGGCTGCTTTTATTGCGTGGCGGTCTTCTTCCCAAACTTTTCTTCAAACTTCTTCAGCTTGGGCGCAATAATGTATTGACAATACGGAGCGGAAGAATTTGACGCGTAGTATTCCTGGTGGTAATCCTCCGCCTCGTAAAATTCCTTGGCCGGCTCGACCGCCGTAACGATCGGACCCGGAAAAGCCTTGGACGCATTCAGTTCGGCAATCGTCTGTTCGGCTTCGCTCCGCTGCTCATCTGACGTGTAGAAGATCACCGACCGGTACTGGGTGCCAACGTCATTGCCCTGCCGGTTCAGCGTGGTGGGATCGTGGATGGTGAAGAAGATGTCCAGGAGCTCGCGAAAGCTGACTTGTCCCGGATCGAAGCTGACGCGAACCACTTCGGCGTGACCGGTGGCGCCGCTGCACACTTGTTGGTATGTGGGATTGGCGCGCCGTCCACCCATGTAGCCGGATTCGACCGACTTAACCCCCGTCACGCGATCCAACACCGCTTCCAGGCACCAGAAGCACCCGCCACCAAGGACCACTATCTGTGTTTCAGGCATAGGTCTTAGATGCGCAGCCAGGCGGTGGGTTCCGCAACTCTCTACCCGTCGCCGCGTCTCATTTCATCCCTGGAACCTTTGTCCCCGTGCTTACGTATTTCCTCCCAACGCGTCTGATGTAGGGAAAGGGTGTGCCATGAACTCCAACCGCCATTCCCGGCTCCTTCTGCTCCTCGTGATCATGCTCGGCCTGTGCTCGCTGAGTCTCGCCCAGGCACAGGGCGATCACTTTCACTGGTCCGGAAAACTTGCTCCCAACCAGGTGGTACAGATCAAGGACATCAACGGCTCCATCGATGCCCAGGGCAGCAACGGCGATACCATTGACATCTCCGCCGAGAAGAGTGGTCCTGACCGCGACCAGGTTCGCGTCGAACTCGTCCAGACCGGCGACGGCATCACCGTCTGCGCCGTGTATCCCGGCAGCAGCTGCAGCGGCGACTCCAACTCTCATTCCCACGGCGATATTCACGCCCGGGTCGACTTCAGAGTCACTCTCCCCCGCAACCTCCGCTTCCGCGGCTACAACGTCAACGGCAACGTTAACGCCCAGAACATGGGACGCCCGGTGAAGGCGAGCACAGTCAACGGATCGGTTGACGTCAGCAGCTCTTCGTATGTCGAGGCGGTGTCCGTCAACGGCGCCATCAGGGTATCAATGGGCAGCTCCGACTGGGAGGGCAGGCTCAAGATTTCTTCCGTGAACGGCTCGGTCACGCTCTACATGCCCGAGGACCTCAATGCCGAGGTCCACTTCAGCTCCGTGAACGGCAACTTGAGCACCGACTTCCCGCTCACCGTGCAGGGAAACATCGGGTTCAGCCACGGTCCCAAAAACATGACGGGAACCATCGGCAGCGGCGGGCGGGAACTCGACGTCTCCACCGTCAACGGCAGCCTGTCCATCAACAAGGGCCGCGCCGCGATGTGAAAACCGGGCGTTCGCAGGCAGGAGCTAGCGACTATCCTCTTTCAAACGCGTGCTTCTTCTCCAGTTCCTCGCGCGCCACTCGTGCCTGCTCTTCGATCTCGCCCCCGCGCCCCATCAGCTCCGCCGCCGCGACCGCGTACTCACCCGATACCCTCAACTCCGGCAGCGCGCCCGCCATCGCCAGCAAGTGCTCCGGCGTCGTGTCCAGGTACTGCGCGTCCGTTGCTTCTCCGATCAGCACTCGCGGTGCGCCCAGCTTCGTGCTCCAATAGATTTTCCGCAGCAGCAGCGCCGCCCGCTCCTCATCCGTCACATCGCCAAACGCCCACTGCTGACGCTTGAAATCGTAGCTGCGGCTGCCGAACGGAACCGGCACCCGCTTCGGCGTCTTCTGGAATTCGATCTCCTTGCGGTCCACCGCTTTCCGCACCGTGTTGATGGCGGGCGTTTCCACGTCTTTGGCCTCCAGCGACGGCAGCACCTCGCGAACCGTCACTGTCAATTGCAGCGCCACCAGCGCATGCAGTCCTCCGCTGTTTTCCAGCGTTACCGTGCCGTGCAGCACATAAAAATCTGCCCCCGACTGCGACCGGTGAAATGGCCAGTCCAGCTCGATCCGCAGCGGCAGCCCCGCTTTCGTGATATATACCTTCTGCTCGTTTTCCATGCGCGCATTGTAAAGGACGCAACTGACTCCTGGTCCCTGACTCCCGGCCCCCTGGCCCCAGCCCGCAGCCCCTAGCCATGCCTGTCCCTGGAAATGTCCTGAGAAATGGAACTGTCCTGATAATTAGAAATGTCCTGAGTACCTACTTCTCGTCTCGCGAGATGAGATAAGGACGAGGATGGCGCTCAAGCTCCAGCGCGTCATCGGCTAGTTCCAGGTACCGCCTGAGCACGCGCAACTCGGATTCGTCTCCGGTGAAGTCTCGTCGGAGCTGCTCCTCTGCCGGGCTCAGCCGGTAAGGATGAAAATGCTCGAAACTGCGAAGTGTCCGCCCCACGCTGCAGTGCGATGCTACCCCACATTAACGAGTTGTCATCGTTGCTGACCCAGGTTGTCACCTTTGATGACAGCGATAGGGACGGCCTGCTGTGACTCACAAATTCCGGGTACCTGCTCGTGCTCAGCTGCTCTGAATCCAGCAGCGATAAACAATATTCCAGCAGCGGCAAAACATTCCAATCCGTGCGCTCAACCCCCTGTCATCTTGAGCGAGGGCGCAGGCCCGGGTCGAAGGACCCTCCACCGCCCGCAGCCGCGCAACCGCCGACAGGCATTCCAATCCGTGAACTCAGCCCTGTCATCCTCATCCTCTATGCTTTTCTTGAAATGCTTTTCGACCCCTCCGTGCCCACTGTGGTTAAAGGTCCGAACATGACCGCCCCGGAACCTCAGCCCGAGCGTAGCGAGACCGGCACAATTTCAGCCCACGGCGTGAGCCGTGGGTAGTTCCGCGAGGACCTCAGCCCGAGCTTTTGAATCACTCCATCACCAAATTCAAAAAGCCCGGCTTGCGCCGGGCTCTCCACCCTCAATAATTCTGATCGCCTTACGCCACATCCGACCCTAACGCTCTCAGCACCTGGCGAATGCGGCTCACCCGCTCCTCATCGATTTTCGTTTCAGTCACAAATTCCATTCCGTAGGTATATCCACGCCGGTTGCGGATGATGGTGCGCGCGATCAGCGGCTCGCCGTGGTACGGCGGCGTAAAGCTGATCTCCACTTCTTCCCCGATCCCTAGCTCTGATCCCGCAAACACCGCAATGCCGCCCTCGTTCAGGTCGGTTCCGCGACCGTCGATGTACACCGTCTTGTTGGGTTTCTTGACGATCACGGTCACCGGCACACGAATCTGCAATCGTGGCCAGCGCCGCAGTTCGCGGAATTTCGCAGGCGCACTCGCTACCCCCACTTCGGGATGAGCCATGATCTTCTCCCCGGAGTACTATAGCGAAAGTTACTGCTCCCTGAACCCATCGGCAAGTTACCGAGGTGCGGGAACTCAGGAGTAACGGGCTTGACGAATCGCAGAATGGTTGTTCAATTCCACAATTCCGCGGTTCGGCAATTCTGCTTCCATTCCGCAATTACCAAATTACTTACCCTACTGCCCTCATCCTCCCAGCGCCTTGGTCAGCGTCGCTGCCCGTTCTCCGGCGTCCCGGATGCGCAGCGCCGACATTCTTACCGACGCCTCCAGCTCTTTGTTCATCAGGATCAGGTCCGCGTGCCCGATCACCACTTCCAGCATGTT
It contains:
- the glmM gene encoding phosphoglucosamine mutase, whose translation is MRMLFGTDGIRGVAGDPPLDAATVFAVGAALGQQLKAQHAKLQVVIGQDTRESSWWIAESLTRGLDSAGVTAQSAGVITTPAVAFLARGGFAAGVVISASHNPWMDNGIKIFGHDGYKLSDELEEKLEGDIFALLHGQSAPPLAAAQVSEKSGPVEGDPRLLRDYVAWLASKIEGTSLRGLRALVDCANGAASPVAHEVFRACGLHAEFSCDSPTGRNINENCGAMHPKYVAEHVAGRGGEFDLGITFDGDADRALFSDRQGRVVNGDAVLLLAARDMKQRGRLRGDTVVATTMSNMGLEVALARSGIRMLRAPVGDKYVLEEMKKTGATLGGEQSGHIIFRDIDATTGDGLLTSLRVMEVMARSGQPLHELVADLKVYPQTIKNVRVKEKKPFADFPAVAGVIDAAEKELQGSGRVVVRYSGTEALARVMVEAESEDTMRRITDQIASAIERTLGI
- a CDS encoding C45 family peptidase: MWLVALLMMTTISLALLAWPHPTLQAQPSSPRDARLQKAWRFPRGGWTYVHLEGTPSEIGYQHGYLLAPEIDDAFRAVRLQDTHNTNRDWEFFRATAREVLWPHIDAEYQQELQGIAEGLKARGVAMDVYDVVALNAFEEVPDYYVPWLDAKEKRASAPSLHAPGNCSAFVATGSWTKDHRPVIAHNNWTSVIPGARWRIIFDIVPAKGYRMLMDGFPGVIVSDDDFTINSAGLAVTETTIARFHGFDPNGKPEFVRARKATQYAKSIDEYVTIMNDGNNGGYANDWLLADFNTGEVARFEQGLKHTRLWRTKDGYFAGSNFPSDPELIRDETDFDVNDASSSMNARHARWDQLMTQHKGKIDAAAAEKFESDHYDSFQKKEEANERTLCGHVETSPRGVKDWDWGPYHPGGTVQAKVADAGMAKDMTFVARAGHACGADFKAAEFLKQHPEYAWQKAVLTDMVAGPWTEFKSGEKK
- a CDS encoding haloacid dehalogenase type II, whose product is MASQLDSVKALAFDVFGTVVDWRGSIIREGESWSRARGLKIEWAQFADRWRAAYRPAMDKVRQGKLPWTKLDDLHRRVFDELLVEFKLGALTEAEKDQWNRVWHRLVPWPDSVAGLARLKTKFIIATLSNGNVSLLVEMAKHSGLPWDAVLSAELFRHYKPDPETYLGAAELLGCRPGEVAMVAAHADDLRAARACGLKTAFVHRPLEFGAALPPAPVEGENFDVVAGDFLELAEKLGARRGET
- a CDS encoding carboxymuconolactone decarboxylase family protein, translating into MPELREPAYLHSEEDAAARSPIARQFLETRRRLNQNVDAADNHLVKRFYNLDHNTYLDGTIPAKYKELMGLVVSAGLRCDDCINYHIIQSYRLGASRAEQEEALNVALIVGGSIVIPHLRRAYALLTELY
- a CDS encoding HD domain-containing phosphohydrolase: MSTTKAIPERAGVSSTLRNMPAVVCFDGDTLAQNAIAACQRYAKLKYSELAGREAETIVVVSSERLLAQYQPLLRTPNIRIIALTNTRFHDPRLDGSVYGYLPANSPFPLVERMMDNALDHIHLLATRRDANERLDRATREINELNAIGAALSAEHQWEKLLEMILTKSRQITKSDAGSLYLVEEVKRDHPALPAGDPNATATQLQALQETKEYCGAKLAISRREDTRRMLRFKLTQNETLGNLPFHEALLEINDRSIAGYVVRTGETVNLEDAYHLPELVPYSFNRRFDEDSGYRTKSMIAVPMRNPKTGEIVGVVQLINAKRKYETKLNSLSAVVSQVVAYTVRQQEMIASLASQAAVAMDNSLLYQQQRDLFEGFAKAAVRAIELRDPTTSGHSERVATGTVALAEVLDRASDGPYKDLTFTRDQINEIHYASLLHDVGKISVPEKVLVKAKKLYPDRLKLVKQRFQIVKGRIMVESLQSRLQYMLAKSRDEYLAKLPEFDAIIEQQLKEVDGYFATILQSNEPTVLPEGNFEKLAEIAARHFLDFDGEDQALLAEDEVRLLSIRKGTLDEMEREEMESHVRHTFDFLKQIPWTRQIGNVPEIARGHHEKLTGEGYPFRLSAPEIPLQTRMMTISDIFDALVAGDRPYKKAVTHERALDILGMEVEDGNLDRNLFQVFLEAKVFERWKV
- a CDS encoding outer membrane beta-barrel protein produces the protein MKKTFLVLTFCLFCLAAGAAYAQQVDAAFGVRTLMGTSASSATGNYFPQYIGGGGYPTFSGDFLFRHNFGIGGEVSWRGKQDLYQGFQPFRPLFYDFNGIWAPKLSRAVSPELMAGIGAESLRFYNGTLSCSAFSGCTNYTSNSHFMGHIGGGLRLYLHGNVFVRPEAHLYLIRNNVEFAGPRANSFGVSLGYSFRPSD
- the msrA gene encoding peptide-methionine (S)-S-oxide reductase MsrA; the encoded protein is MPETQIVVLGGGCFWCLEAVLDRVTGVKSVESGYMGGRRANPTYQQVCSGATGHAEVVRVSFDPGQVSFRELLDIFFTIHDPTTLNRQGNDVGTQYRSVIFYTSDEQRSEAEQTIAELNASKAFPGPIVTAVEPAKEFYEAEDYHQEYYASNSSAPYCQYIIAPKLKKFEEKFGKKTATQ
- a CDS encoding DUF4097 family beta strand repeat-containing protein, with protein sequence MNSNRHSRLLLLLVIMLGLCSLSLAQAQGDHFHWSGKLAPNQVVQIKDINGSIDAQGSNGDTIDISAEKSGPDRDQVRVELVQTGDGITVCAVYPGSSCSGDSNSHSHGDIHARVDFRVTLPRNLRFRGYNVNGNVNAQNMGRPVKASTVNGSVDVSSSSYVEAVSVNGAIRVSMGSSDWEGRLKISSVNGSVTLYMPEDLNAEVHFSSVNGNLSTDFPLTVQGNIGFSHGPKNMTGTIGSGGRELDVSTVNGSLSINKGRAAM
- a CDS encoding PilZ domain-containing protein, with the translated sequence MAHPEVGVASAPAKFRELRRWPRLQIRVPVTVIVKKPNKTVYIDGRGTDLNEGGIAVFAGSELGIGEEVEISFTPPYHGEPLIARTIIRNRRGYTYGMEFVTETKIDEERVSRIRQVLRALGSDVA